AAATCATCACAGGTCCTGTTATGCTGGCAGGAGATCACAAATTTCACCCAGAATGCTTTGCCTGTAACTCTTGTGGAGCATTCATCGGGGATGGAGAAAGTTATGCATTAGTGGAAAGATCAAAACTATATTGTGGAAATTGTTATAAGAGACAGATGCAGCCAATCAACAGGATAACTAATTATCCATTCACCAGAAAGCCACATAGCATCAGATTGGTGGAAATACCTCCAAATACTTCCAATCTTGAGAAGCAAAGAAGAATCAAACTAACATTAGACACGACTCCTAGTCCTCGAAATTGTGGTGCTTTGTTTCGTATATCTGAGTAAGTATACaaaatatttacaatatatttatatatttgaagGATAAATGCCTCCATATTAGTTTAAAACTGATTTATACTATTCATTCAGATATGTAGTGGTTCTAGCATGTTTATGTTCAGACTCCATGTGCTACACACATAAATATTTATACACAATATACTGAAAATTTCTCCGAACAAAACATGTTTGAAAGAATAATATGAATTAGCCTTAAGAAAAGCAATAAAACTGAGGAAAAGCAAAAGATGAAAGAAAGAATAATTAGGTTGCTTATCCTTGTAAAATAATGAGTTTTACAAGAACTAGTTTCATTGTAGTTACTATTCTTTACTCTCATATTTTTAGTTTTAATGGAGAGAGTCAATTTTAGTTACTATAGTTGACCTATGTAATAATTTTAAGATGGACATACAGAAATAAATTTTATGGTCTATACTGGCCATCTTATTTTTCTTTCTGATAAAATTATACTTAAAAAAGTTCATTTAAGAAGATTTAACCATGCATGAAAAATTCAATGGTTATTTACCATTAGTATACCAGTACAGTCTCTAATAACTTTGAACTAAAATGCAGGTTAATGAGAAATGTTCGTGGAAAGATCAGTAAGCTGCTGGCCTCTATGATGGAGGTTCTATTTAGGCTATGCTGCCACTTCTCTAATCATAGGTACAGCATAACAAATAAATATTATGcactaaatattatatttttataaattacatGTGTGTTCCTAGTCTGTACTGTTTTAATTGCACGCAAAATATACATTTTGTGCAAAATAGTCTTTTTGTATATAATAGTATTTGTTCATTGAATGATACGTGCTATATAAATTTGTAAGCATGTAATATATTCAGGGTAAAGTGACAGTTCATATGCTTAAAGCTGGCTTCTGAGGACACGATCAACATTGGTAGATGTTAGCAAATGCATATTGGGTCCCTAATAGCTAATATTCTACTactaaacagtttttctaaataTATCAAAGAGAACAGGCATTGGTGTCAATGTTGACACTATATTTTACATTGCATTTGTATATGTTAGGACAATTATATATAATTGTTTTACATATAACATATTTGAGCATTGGTGGCAAAATAATGTGCCAACATTGGTCATGTCATCTGGAACCAGTTTAAGAATGATAATGAGTGCATAATGCTATTCACgttgttttaaaaattatttgaaaatagagTTTACCATTGCATTATTTGTTTATGTCATATTTTAGGTAATttgtgaatttattttgtatctactGTGCCTTGTATGtcatatatttaataatttatgaaATATGCAAAGTTCCAAATGAACATGTGATATTTGCTTCATTGTTTAGTTTCTACTATCTTTCTTATTATGACACTATTACAGTTATAGTATTCAGTATAACATCAGACTCAAATATAAAGTAAATGCATGTAAAATTTTGCATGTACTGTTATAAAAAATGTATACAAAAATTAAAGATGTTATACGAAATGTGTTGCAGACTGAATGCATCCAGTGATCTCATATCATTACACATTGGTGATCGAATACTTGAAGTGAATGGCACACCAGTTAAGGATCAGCCTATAGAGAGCATTGAAAATATCATACAACATTCAGATGCAGTTCTACAGGTAATTTgttatattataaacaattgatTTAGCTATGTTAAAACACAAGTAGAATCGATAAATATCAGCTAATGTCATAGGTTAATTGATCATGATTGAATACAGAAACAAACACATACAATATTTCAGTTGACCATCGAGCATGATCCCGATGCAGTGTCGCgaccaacgttctcttcgtcatcCGCGGCAATGTTGACGTCAATTGGGAGCCCAAGAACGAGTCCAGAAAATAAAGAACGATTATTTAAACGTCGAGACGAAGGTTACATAAGTGGAACGCGAAGTAGGCAATTGAGAAGAAACAAAGATCCTATGCACAAAGAACGTAGCAGTTCTATGTCGCGATTGCTCGATGGGTATGAATTATTATTAAACTACTTCTATGATACTAAAAAGGCAATCATATAATATGATCTAAATATTATTGTAGATCTACACCAACAAATGTTACGTGTGATTTGAGTAGGACTAGATCATTTCGTGTGGAACCAAAGAATCAAAGAATATTCCGTGCCAGTGATCTAGTGAAAGGTGAACTTTTAGGTACAGGCTTTTTTGGACAAGTGTTCAAAGTTACACATAGGGATACCAACGAAGTTATGGTGCTAAAAGAGTTATACAGGGTGGATGAAGAAGCTCAGAAGAACTTCTTGAAAGAGGTAAATTTCATACTGCGAAATAACACTGCTGTAATATTGATTAATTCATACTCCAGCACTGAGTGATTTGAAAAAGAGGTCAAAAAACTTCGGTATGTATGCAATACTTAAGAATACAGAAAAATATCTAAGTTACAGTTCAGTGAAGATGTAACAAATATTATGATTTCTTTTGCAATTCATTGATTTTCAGATTTACGTTAATTGAAAATTCTGCAACTAATTCTATCAGCTTTTTGTAGTTTTAAAGTTTTTGACCTTTTTTTCTCAGTTTGTATAAGATTTATACATTTGTACTTGACaccatatttcttttattttacatgAATTCAATAGGTTGCAGTGTTACGTTCATTACATCACAATAATGTCCTCCGATTCATCGGTGTCCTTTATAAGGATAAGAAGCTTCACTTGGTCACCGAATACATAGCAGGCGGTACTCTGAGAGCGCTGCTTCACGATACAAACGAAATTTTACCATGGGAACAGCGAACATCGTTCGCCAAAGATATCGCCGCCGGTATGGCTTATCTACATTCCATGAACATTATTCATCGGGACTTGAATTCGCATAATTGTCTCGTACGTGAGGATAAGACTGTAGTTGTTGCCGATTTTGGTTTGGCTAGGATAATACAAAACGGCAATTCGCCTGATAACCGTAAATACAGCAGACATTCCGATGGAGAGGTGAAAACGTCGAAGAAGGAGCGAAAGAAAAGATACACGGTAGTAGGGAATCCATATTGGATGGCTCCTGAGATGATGAAGGGCAACAAGTATGACGAAAAAGTTGATATATTCAGCTTCGGTATTGTtgtttgcgaaattataggccGCGTTCAAGCGGATCCTGACTATTTGCCGCGATCTTCGGATTTCGGCCTGAACCAGAAtgtatttaaagaaaaattttgCTCCAATTGTCCGGAAGCATTTTATATGATTGCCTTTCTTTGTTGTGACTTGAACCCTGACAAAAGACCTCCTTTCGAGGTGATGCATGTTTGGCTAGAAGGTTTGGCTATGCATTTATCAATGGGTACTGAATTGCCATCAGATTTGGAATTTGATATTAGAAATTATACAGGATCTAGCTCGAGCACCAGCGAGTCGACAACTCCTGAGACCCTTACACCACAATTAAAGCCCATTAAAGAAGGTCAAGTCCATCAGGAGAAGAAAAGGTGTAGCGGTTGCGATGATAGTACACTGGAGCGTGAGGGATATGTGCAGAACGACAATACGCTTCAAGTGCCTGAAATAGTGAGTCCTCGAGGAAGGTATATGAGGCAAAACAGTAATAAATCCAACGAATCATTTGGAAATCAAGGGCGATATTCGAGACAGAATTCAAAGTCTAAAGAAACTACGGTTGGAAGGGAGAAACCAGATATAATTATCTCTCCCGAATCTA
The sequence above is a segment of the Calliopsis andreniformis isolate RMS-2024a chromosome 3, iyCalAndr_principal, whole genome shotgun sequence genome. Coding sequences within it:
- the Limk1 gene encoding LIM domain kinase 1 isoform X1; the encoded protein is MDEVSSNDPGSGECGGTLTCAGCLNAIDEDEFIQALNQEWHIDCFRCSACDVGLSSWYFEKDGLLFCKDDYWAAYGEACQGCGQIITGPVMLAGDHKFHPECFACNSCGAFIGDGESYALVERSKLYCGNCYKRQMQPINRITNYPFTRKPHSIRLVEIPPNTSNLEKQRRIKLTLDTTPSPRNCGALFRISELMRNVRGKISKLLASMMEVLFRLCCHFSNHRLNASSDLISLHIGDRILEVNGTPVKDQPIESIENIIQHSDAVLQLTIEHDPDAVSRPTFSSSSAAMLTSIGSPRTSPENKERLFKRRDEGYISGTRSRQLRRNKDPMHKERSSSMSRLLDGSTPTNVTCDLSRTRSFRVEPKNQRIFRASDLVKGELLGTGFFGQVFKVTHRDTNEVMVLKELYRVDEEAQKNFLKEVAVLRSLHHNNVLRFIGVLYKDKKLHLVTEYIAGGTLRALLHDTNEILPWEQRTSFAKDIAAGMAYLHSMNIIHRDLNSHNCLVREDKTVVVADFGLARIIQNGNSPDNRKYSRHSDGEVKTSKKERKKRYTVVGNPYWMAPEMMKGNKYDEKVDIFSFGIVVCEIIGRVQADPDYLPRSSDFGLNQNVFKEKFCSNCPEAFYMIAFLCCDLNPDKRPPFEVMHVWLEGLAMHLSMGTELPSDLEFDIRNYTGSSSSTSESTTPETLTPQLKPIKEGQVHQEKKRCSGCDDSTLEREGYVQNDNTLQVPEIVSPRGRYMRQNSNKSNESFGNQGRYSRQNSKSKETTVGREKPDIIISPESSGFTGCFARQNSKSNELSPPITNDKDLCVRQNDQTESNLKRIPTIEKIRYVGSTSPCSLSDTPEYIIDNKCSYKINNNLNSKSVEKSNDHNLVASGHSRTKLENKFKMPDANSVSSYLRQLGKSINVMEKENKNEDQNESISKKPCNESSKSTTGSYLRRTKISPTKEMPKNAFSVQKKSQSIEAGTSLQSTSGEMDKNELTSDRVSRQESNVSDIGSILSRQGSLTVLDCTAKHKDKTYKDYSPYNTLQKEDLHKDGSFRRQAVLQYTDSLYSNSSLSKNDDFFLYNTQNETNVDNKKDCTMSIQDRSKLESNDLKKTVIDAKSVYDNKLPNSLTEYSGCYKNVDLCRQDSFGSDSAVGTMKSDFFADLDFIQLRDGRHTPDLCHTPERCCTPNRAASPIESTAL
- the Limk1 gene encoding LIM domain kinase 1 isoform X2, coding for MDEVSSNDPGSGECGGTLTCAGCLNAIDEDEFIQALNQEWHIDCFRCSACDVGLSSWYFEKDGLLFCKDDYWAAYGEACQGCGQIITGPVMLAGDHKFHPECFACNSCGAFIGDGESYALVERSKLYCGNCYKRQMQPINRITNYPFTRKPHSIRLVEIPPNTSNLEKQRRIKLTLDTTPSPRNCGALFRISELNASSDLISLHIGDRILEVNGTPVKDQPIESIENIIQHSDAVLQLTIEHDPDAVSRPTFSSSSAAMLTSIGSPRTSPENKERLFKRRDEGYISGTRSRQLRRNKDPMHKERSSSMSRLLDGSTPTNVTCDLSRTRSFRVEPKNQRIFRASDLVKGELLGTGFFGQVFKVTHRDTNEVMVLKELYRVDEEAQKNFLKEVAVLRSLHHNNVLRFIGVLYKDKKLHLVTEYIAGGTLRALLHDTNEILPWEQRTSFAKDIAAGMAYLHSMNIIHRDLNSHNCLVREDKTVVVADFGLARIIQNGNSPDNRKYSRHSDGEVKTSKKERKKRYTVVGNPYWMAPEMMKGNKYDEKVDIFSFGIVVCEIIGRVQADPDYLPRSSDFGLNQNVFKEKFCSNCPEAFYMIAFLCCDLNPDKRPPFEVMHVWLEGLAMHLSMGTELPSDLEFDIRNYTGSSSSTSESTTPETLTPQLKPIKEGQVHQEKKRCSGCDDSTLEREGYVQNDNTLQVPEIVSPRGRYMRQNSNKSNESFGNQGRYSRQNSKSKETTVGREKPDIIISPESSGFTGCFARQNSKSNELSPPITNDKDLCVRQNDQTESNLKRIPTIEKIRYVGSTSPCSLSDTPEYIIDNKCSYKINNNLNSKSVEKSNDHNLVASGHSRTKLENKFKMPDANSVSSYLRQLGKSINVMEKENKNEDQNESISKKPCNESSKSTTGSYLRRTKISPTKEMPKNAFSVQKKSQSIEAGTSLQSTSGEMDKNELTSDRVSRQESNVSDIGSILSRQGSLTVLDCTAKHKDKTYKDYSPYNTLQKEDLHKDGSFRRQAVLQYTDSLYSNSSLSKNDDFFLYNTQNETNVDNKKDCTMSIQDRSKLESNDLKKTVIDAKSVYDNKLPNSLTEYSGCYKNVDLCRQDSFGSDSAVGTMKSDFFADLDFIQLRDGRHTPDLCHTPERCCTPNRAASPIESTAL